One Lysinibacillus fusiformis genomic window carries:
- a CDS encoding (Fe-S)-binding protein — protein MKVTLFATCLVDMFQGDVGKAVVEVLERLGCDIDFPENQICCGQPAYNSGYVQESKNAMKKMIMAFEHAEYVVSPSGSCAYMFKEYPEVFKDDPVWAPKAQALAAKTYEFTEFIVDVLKIENVGAHLEGKATYHTSCHMTRLLGVQEAPMKLLSHVKGLQYVELPGKDRCCGFGGTFSVKMGNISGQMVSEKVQNVEETGADILIGADAGCLINIGGRIDRQGKPIKVMHIAEVLNCR, from the coding sequence ATGAAAGTAACACTTTTTGCGACTTGTTTAGTCGATATGTTTCAAGGAGATGTAGGAAAAGCAGTCGTGGAAGTATTAGAAAGACTTGGCTGCGACATTGACTTTCCAGAAAATCAAATTTGCTGTGGACAGCCAGCTTACAATAGCGGTTATGTGCAAGAATCGAAAAATGCGATGAAGAAAATGATAATGGCTTTCGAGCATGCTGAATATGTAGTCTCCCCTTCTGGTTCGTGTGCCTATATGTTTAAAGAGTATCCAGAAGTGTTTAAAGATGATCCTGTTTGGGCACCAAAAGCTCAAGCATTAGCAGCAAAAACATATGAATTCACTGAATTTATTGTAGATGTATTAAAAATTGAAAATGTTGGTGCTCATTTAGAAGGCAAGGCTACTTATCATACTTCCTGCCATATGACGAGACTACTTGGTGTGCAAGAAGCGCCCATGAAGTTGTTAAGCCATGTGAAGGGCTTACAGTATGTAGAGCTTCCAGGAAAAGACCGATGCTGTGGATTTGGTGGTACTTTCTCAGTAAAAATGGGCAATATTTCAGGACAAATGGTAAGTGAAAAAGTACAAAATGTAGAAGAAACAGGCGCAGATATTTTAATCGGTGCGGATGCCGGTTGTTTAATCAATATCGGCGGTCGAATTGATCGACAAGGAAAACCAATCAAAGTCATGCATATTGCAGAAGTTCTAAACTGTCGATAA
- a CDS encoding MBL fold metallo-hydrolase, with the protein MNKSTITFFERKFPSANMILIKDQLPILVDSGFGSDVKDTEQLITNAGVLPKELHLIVNTHYHSDHVGGNFHLQKNYSLPIAAHKWEANLINVGDAEACSAEWLDQPVEPYSVDKMLSDNDEIDTGSGVLQVFHTPGHTLGHISLYEPAKELLICGDLFHKNDIGWLNIFREGVNAIQRSIESLEKLAKLRIQTAYPGHGPQIENPLDTIDMARKRLEKWIGNPEKVSWHACKRIFSFTLIINNGLAREEIDNYLLKCGWFQDFARYAFQTPPKDFVQILLDEMIRSGAASWHNNCLIATTPYQAPEQQWLKNNIKPRDWKTQNLLI; encoded by the coding sequence ATGAATAAATCCACTATTACGTTCTTTGAGAGAAAATTTCCAAGTGCAAATATGATTCTGATTAAGGATCAACTTCCGATTCTTGTAGACAGTGGTTTTGGCAGTGATGTAAAAGACACAGAACAACTAATAACAAACGCCGGTGTTTTACCTAAAGAATTGCATCTTATTGTGAACACCCACTATCATAGTGACCATGTAGGTGGAAATTTCCATTTGCAAAAAAATTATAGTTTACCCATTGCTGCTCATAAATGGGAGGCGAATTTAATAAATGTTGGTGATGCTGAAGCTTGTAGTGCAGAATGGTTAGATCAGCCAGTAGAACCCTACAGCGTAGATAAAATGCTCTCCGATAACGATGAAATTGATACGGGGAGTGGTGTTTTGCAAGTTTTCCATACACCTGGACATACATTAGGACATATTTCTTTATATGAACCTGCTAAAGAGCTATTAATTTGTGGGGATCTCTTTCATAAAAATGATATTGGATGGCTGAATATCTTTAGAGAAGGGGTGAACGCCATTCAACGCTCAATAGAAAGTTTGGAAAAGTTAGCCAAACTTCGAATACAAACAGCATATCCAGGGCACGGACCTCAGATAGAAAATCCATTAGACACTATTGATATGGCAAGGAAGCGACTTGAAAAATGGATAGGTAATCCTGAGAAAGTTTCATGGCATGCGTGTAAGCGTATTTTTTCTTTCACATTAATCATTAATAATGGATTAGCAAGAGAAGAAATAGATAACTACTTATTAAAATGTGGGTGGTTCCAAGATTTTGCGCGTTATGCTTTTCAAACGCCACCCAAAGATTTTGTTCAAATTTTGCTCGATGAAATGATTCGCTCAGGAGCGGCAAGTTGGCACAATAATTGTTTAATAGCAACTACGCCATATCAAGCACCTGAACAGCAATGGCTAAAGAACAACATAAAGCCAAGAGACTGGAAAACTCAAAATCTACTCATTTAA
- a CDS encoding FadR/GntR family transcriptional regulator produces MELKKIKPKKIYEEVAEILYEKIRAGELKPGDRLDSVEQLAEQLQVSRSTIREALSALKAMGLIEIKQGSGTFVKSIQANQLDFPLSTAILTNKQDVSNLLEVRKIIEVGAAASAAVHRTDEDLQTMMQILDEMKRVQGDGELGEKADFEFHSAISTASQNPLLATLLDQVSGLMIETMRETRRLWLFSKKTTSEKLYDEHMQIFLAIKHQNEELAKQTMSSHLSNVEKVLMQYFERTETIN; encoded by the coding sequence TTGGAATTAAAGAAAATTAAACCGAAAAAAATATATGAAGAAGTAGCAGAAATCCTCTATGAAAAAATTCGAGCTGGTGAACTGAAACCCGGAGATCGTCTAGATTCAGTAGAACAACTAGCTGAACAGTTACAAGTAAGTAGATCTACTATCAGGGAGGCACTGTCTGCCTTAAAAGCAATGGGCTTAATCGAAATTAAACAAGGCTCGGGAACGTTTGTAAAAAGCATTCAGGCAAATCAACTTGATTTCCCATTATCCACAGCTATTTTGACAAATAAACAAGATGTCTCCAATCTGTTAGAAGTACGAAAAATTATTGAAGTTGGCGCCGCTGCAAGTGCTGCCGTTCATCGAACAGACGAAGATTTGCAAACCATGATGCAAATTTTGGACGAAATGAAACGCGTACAAGGTGATGGTGAACTAGGAGAAAAAGCGGATTTCGAGTTTCATTCAGCCATTTCCACTGCCTCTCAAAACCCCTTACTTGCGACTTTATTAGATCAAGTTTCTGGTTTAATGATTGAAACCATGAGAGAAACACGACGTCTTTGGTTATTTTCCAAAAAAACAACAAGCGAAAAATTATATGATGAACATATGCAAATTTTCCTCGCTATTAAACATCAAAATGAAGAACTCGCAAAACAAACCATGTCTTCGCATCTAAGTAATGTAGAAAAAGTCCTTATGCAATACTTTGAACGGACAGAAACCATCAACTAA
- a CDS encoding LutB/LldF family L-lactate oxidation iron-sulfur protein — translation MSMKTSDDPFKNRVSKELTNTFMRGAVSSAQERFQTRRLMQADELGNWEEWRSHGEEIRQHVLANLDYYLFELSENVSKRGGHVFFAQTAEEATAYIQNIAKEKQAKKIVKSKSMVTEEIHLNAALEQLGCEVIETDLGEYILQVDDHEPPSHIVVPALHKNKEQIRDVFKEKQGYDKTEKPEELALYVREKLRNEYLTADIGITGCNFAIAESGSITLVTNEGNADLVTALPKTQITVMGMERIVPTFEEMEVLVSLLTRSAVGQKLTSYITTLTGVKDEGDTDGPEEFHLVIVDNGRSDILGGEFQPILQCIRCAACVNACPVYRHVGGHTYGSIYSGPVGVVLSPLLGGYDDFKELPYASTLCGACTDACPVKIPLHQLIHKHRQVIVENEGKAPVSEKLLMKAFGFGASSPSLFKMATKMASPVMSPFTKDNKISNGPGPLKAWTEERDFPAPNKENFRDWFKKRPQGGEEY, via the coding sequence ATGTCAATGAAAACCAGTGATGATCCGTTTAAAAATCGGGTTTCAAAAGAATTAACCAATACGTTTATGCGAGGTGCCGTATCAAGTGCACAGGAACGGTTCCAAACACGCCGCCTCATGCAAGCGGACGAACTGGGCAATTGGGAAGAATGGCGCTCGCATGGTGAAGAAATTCGCCAACATGTGCTAGCAAATCTAGATTACTACTTATTCGAATTAAGCGAAAACGTGTCAAAAAGAGGTGGACACGTCTTCTTCGCACAAACAGCTGAAGAAGCGACAGCCTATATTCAAAACATCGCCAAAGAAAAACAAGCAAAAAAAATCGTTAAATCCAAATCAATGGTAACGGAAGAAATTCATTTAAACGCAGCACTCGAGCAACTTGGCTGTGAGGTAATTGAGACTGACCTTGGTGAATACATTTTACAAGTAGACGACCATGAGCCACCCTCCCATATCGTTGTTCCTGCCTTGCATAAAAACAAAGAGCAAATTCGTGATGTCTTTAAAGAAAAGCAAGGCTACGATAAGACCGAAAAACCAGAAGAACTCGCACTTTATGTACGCGAAAAATTGCGTAACGAGTACTTAACCGCAGACATTGGCATTACGGGCTGTAACTTCGCCATCGCAGAAAGCGGCTCCATTACACTTGTAACAAACGAAGGAAATGCTGATTTAGTAACAGCCTTACCGAAAACGCAAATTACTGTTATGGGGATGGAAAGGATTGTCCCTACCTTTGAAGAGATGGAAGTGCTAGTGAGCCTATTAACAAGAAGTGCGGTTGGTCAAAAGCTAACAAGTTATATTACGACACTAACAGGCGTAAAAGATGAAGGCGATACGGATGGACCAGAGGAATTCCATTTAGTCATTGTTGATAACGGACGTTCAGATATCCTAGGTGGTGAATTCCAACCAATCCTACAATGTATTCGCTGCGCAGCATGTGTTAATGCTTGCCCTGTTTACCGTCATGTCGGTGGTCATACGTATGGTTCTATTTACTCTGGACCAGTCGGTGTTGTGCTATCACCATTATTAGGAGGGTATGATGATTTCAAAGAATTACCATACGCTTCCACATTATGCGGTGCTTGTACCGACGCTTGTCCAGTGAAAATCCCCTTGCACCAACTTATTCATAAGCATCGCCAAGTTATTGTTGAAAACGAAGGAAAGGCACCAGTTTCTGAAAAGCTGTTAATGAAAGCATTTGGTTTTGGCGCTTCTTCCCCTTCCTTATTTAAAATGGCGACAAAAATGGCATCACCAGTCATGTCTCCATTTACCAAAGATAATAAGATTTCAAACGGTCCAGGACCATTGAAAGCATGGACCGAAGAAAGGGATTTTCCAGCACCAAACAAAGAAAACTTCCGTGATTGGTTCAAAAAACGTCCACAAGGAGGCGAAGAATATTGA
- a CDS encoding hotdog family protein — protein MSLKVGDIITFERTFTETDVELFTTISCDHGIHHLTPDERGKLVVQGLLTATLPTKVGGDHNVLARSMNFEFLRPVFTSDTIICEVKIEKYEKQENNRTAISTTFLCKNQHEKEVLTGNFAGIIL, from the coding sequence ATGTCGTTAAAAGTAGGGGATATCATTACCTTTGAAAGAACTTTTACTGAAACAGATGTTGAATTATTTACAACTATTTCTTGTGACCACGGAATACATCATCTAACGCCGGATGAGCGAGGGAAACTGGTTGTGCAAGGCTTATTAACAGCAACTCTACCCACAAAAGTGGGGGGAGATCATAATGTCTTAGCTCGTTCGATGAATTTTGAATTTTTACGACCTGTATTTACAAGTGATACGATTATTTGTGAGGTGAAAATTGAAAAATACGAGAAGCAAGAAAATAATAGAACAGCTATAAGTACCACGTTTTTATGTAAAAATCAGCATGAGAAAGAAGTATTAACAGGAAACTTTGCGGGAATAATCCTTTAG
- a CDS encoding MFS transporter: MNEAEKYKKATYHLWTFTASKMIAMLGSHVLSFGISLYILAMTGSAMSFATNMICSILPRALVAPLAGYVADNFSKKRTILLAQAGTVLTMGGLLLYTETVGMSVNAIYVTTVFYTLCSAFSSVTFSSAIATLVNPERLQRAMSFNQMSMSVAAIGGPVIGGMMYGFFSMEVFLMVHMVAYVIAFCLEATMNFKLYSTRGEDVEKEKMWAGLASGFRYIKQQKVIKVVMWLSLWINLFFSAIVVGGTYIIIEILKVKSTHFGFIQASGAMGMLVASLYFATQAEVKVPLRFSKISILLLSSSLGLAVIPLVTNLSYLTIFIFYIVLYFIFAIFEMGINMPLGVFMQKLITEEYRGRVFGLMETMAMSMMPLGMLVYGVLYDTLPATGILLVTSVIIVTITLVLLRPAVLKEAHPELVEPTMESVQS, encoded by the coding sequence ATGAATGAAGCGGAAAAATATAAAAAGGCGACCTATCATTTGTGGACATTTACTGCCAGTAAAATGATTGCGATGTTAGGGTCGCATGTCTTGTCATTTGGTATTAGTTTGTATATTTTAGCAATGACAGGCTCTGCCATGAGCTTTGCGACGAATATGATTTGTTCTATATTACCGCGCGCACTTGTTGCGCCACTTGCAGGTTATGTGGCAGATAATTTTTCAAAGAAACGCACCATTTTATTGGCACAGGCGGGAACGGTTTTGACGATGGGCGGTTTACTACTTTATACGGAGACAGTAGGGATGTCAGTCAATGCGATTTATGTGACGACCGTATTCTATACGCTGTGCTCAGCGTTTTCAAGTGTAACGTTTAGCTCGGCAATCGCTACACTTGTGAATCCGGAGCGTTTACAGCGTGCGATGTCGTTCAATCAAATGTCGATGTCAGTAGCTGCAATTGGTGGACCGGTTATCGGTGGGATGATGTACGGCTTTTTTTCGATGGAAGTATTTTTAATGGTGCATATGGTTGCCTATGTCATTGCCTTTTGTTTAGAGGCAACGATGAATTTCAAGTTATATAGTACACGTGGGGAAGATGTAGAGAAGGAAAAAATGTGGGCAGGTTTGGCAAGTGGTTTTCGCTATATCAAACAGCAAAAAGTCATCAAAGTGGTGATGTGGCTGTCATTATGGATTAATTTATTTTTCTCAGCCATCGTTGTTGGAGGAACCTATATTATTATTGAAATACTGAAAGTGAAGTCAACACATTTTGGCTTTATTCAAGCATCAGGCGCAATGGGTATGTTGGTAGCCTCTCTCTATTTTGCAACACAGGCAGAAGTTAAAGTACCATTGCGGTTCTCCAAGATTAGTATATTGCTCCTGTCTAGTAGTTTAGGGCTAGCGGTAATACCATTAGTGACAAATCTTTCGTATTTAACGATTTTTATCTTTTACATCGTTCTCTATTTTATTTTCGCTATTTTTGAAATGGGTATTAATATGCCGCTTGGCGTTTTTATGCAAAAGCTCATTACTGAGGAATATCGAGGACGCGTATTCGGGCTTATGGAAACAATGGCGATGTCGATGATGCCGCTTGGAATGTTGGTGTACGGCGTATTATATGATACGTTACCAGCGACGGGGATTCTGCTTGTTACGAGTGTCATTATTGTTACCATTACGCTTGTACTCCTAAGACCAGCTGTGTTAAAAGAAGCACATCCTGAATTGGTGGAGCCAACTATGGAAAGCGTTCAATCTTAG
- a CDS encoding LutC/YkgG family protein, translated as MSGIIQNRDTFLNKIANQLNRAPKREIEQPTWQYQPQDRVLQDATQDELVAVLQEQCHNIHTNLVVTNTANLSGALQRVVESFGGRSVVTWKDDRFHKYGLSKLMNEQWPQADIELHVWNYEQPEENIRQAEKANIGITISEITLAESGTAVLFSDKDKGRSVSFLPEKSIILIPKSTIVPRMTQAARWIREKIKSGEKVASCINFITGPSNSADIEMILVVGVHGPIKATYIVIEDQ; from the coding sequence TTGAGTGGTATCATTCAAAACCGAGATACATTTTTAAATAAAATTGCCAATCAACTAAATCGTGCACCGAAAAGAGAAATTGAACAACCAACTTGGCAATATCAACCACAAGACCGGGTCCTACAAGATGCAACACAAGACGAATTAGTGGCTGTGCTACAAGAGCAATGCCACAACATTCATACAAATTTAGTCGTTACAAATACAGCAAACCTTTCGGGTGCCCTACAAAGAGTCGTCGAAAGTTTCGGTGGCCGTTCAGTCGTAACATGGAAAGACGATCGCTTTCATAAGTACGGACTGTCTAAGTTAATGAACGAACAATGGCCACAAGCAGACATCGAGCTTCACGTTTGGAACTATGAACAACCTGAGGAAAACATCCGTCAAGCGGAAAAAGCAAACATCGGCATTACCATTAGTGAAATCACACTTGCCGAATCCGGTACGGCAGTGTTATTTAGTGACAAAGATAAAGGCAGATCTGTCAGCTTTTTACCTGAAAAATCGATTATTTTAATTCCAAAAAGTACAATCGTGCCACGCATGACACAAGCGGCTCGCTGGATACGAGAAAAAATAAAAAGTGGTGAAAAAGTGGCATCGTGCATCAATTTCATCACAGGGCCCAGTAACTCTGCGGATATCGAAATGATACTCGTCGTTGGCGTACATGGACCGATTAAAGCCACTTATATTGTCATTGAAGATCAATAG
- a CDS encoding L-lactate permease: MTFTQDFTAVGDSLAWSAIVAIIPILYFFWALAIKKMKGYVAGVTTLLVSLALAVIAFKVPVGTALMSASQGAVYGLMPIGWIIVTSVFLYNITVKTGHFNIIRHSVLSITEDRRIQALLVAFSFGAFLEGAAGFGAPVAISAALLVGLGFNPLYAAGLCLIANTAPVAFGAIGVPITAMEGPTGISAIEISKMVGRQLPFLAVFIPFFLVFIMTGFKKAWEVMPAILVSGISFAVTQFLSSNFLGPELPDVLSALVSLVALAVFMKFWQPKTIYRFPSEQHVATDDVVSKENYSGAAIVKAWSPFIILTVFISLWGIPTIKSALTGHYEGTNFILKGVNAIGQALTFMPEVPLLHNQVINGTTGDPIAAVYKLELLGAAGTAILLATIVSKFIFNMPWREWGKTFLETINEIKYPLITICSVVAYAYVTNAAGMMTTLGLVLAKTGALFPFFSPVLGWIGVFITGSDTSSNVLFAKLQQVTAESVGMDPVLALAANSSGGVTGKMISPQSIAVAAAAVGLAGRESELLRFALKYSLVLLFFICIITFLQSNVLAWMIP; this comes from the coding sequence TTGACGTTCACACAAGATTTTACAGCAGTCGGTGACAGTTTAGCTTGGTCAGCCATTGTCGCAATCATTCCAATTCTTTATTTTTTCTGGGCGTTAGCGATTAAAAAAATGAAAGGCTATGTAGCTGGTGTAACGACATTGCTTGTTTCGTTAGCTTTGGCTGTAATCGCTTTCAAAGTGCCAGTCGGAACAGCGCTTATGTCTGCTAGCCAAGGGGCAGTTTACGGTTTAATGCCGATCGGATGGATTATTGTAACTTCTGTTTTTTTATACAATATAACGGTAAAAACAGGACACTTTAATATTATTCGTCATTCAGTGCTATCGATTACAGAGGACCGACGTATTCAAGCGTTACTCGTGGCATTTTCGTTTGGGGCATTTCTTGAAGGGGCAGCGGGGTTTGGGGCACCTGTAGCCATTTCAGCGGCATTATTAGTTGGGTTAGGCTTTAATCCGTTGTATGCAGCAGGTCTTTGCCTGATTGCTAATACAGCACCAGTTGCATTTGGGGCAATTGGTGTGCCGATTACTGCAATGGAGGGGCCAACAGGCATTTCGGCCATTGAAATTTCTAAAATGGTTGGTCGACAATTACCGTTTTTAGCTGTGTTCATTCCATTTTTCTTAGTGTTCATTATGACAGGTTTTAAAAAGGCTTGGGAAGTTATGCCGGCAATTTTAGTGTCAGGAATATCGTTTGCCGTTACGCAGTTTTTGAGTTCGAATTTTTTAGGGCCAGAGTTACCCGATGTTTTATCCGCTTTAGTGTCATTAGTTGCTTTAGCAGTGTTCATGAAGTTTTGGCAGCCTAAAACCATTTATCGATTCCCTTCGGAACAACATGTTGCAACTGACGACGTAGTGTCAAAAGAGAATTATAGCGGTGCGGCGATTGTCAAGGCTTGGTCACCCTTTATCATTTTAACTGTCTTTATTTCTTTATGGGGTATTCCGACTATTAAAAGTGCCTTAACGGGACATTATGAAGGAACAAATTTCATTTTAAAGGGTGTAAATGCTATAGGACAAGCATTGACTTTTATGCCGGAAGTACCGTTATTACACAATCAAGTCATTAATGGCACTACCGGTGATCCAATTGCTGCTGTCTATAAGCTGGAATTGTTAGGTGCTGCAGGAACAGCGATTTTATTGGCCACTATTGTCTCTAAGTTTATTTTCAATATGCCATGGCGTGAATGGGGTAAAACCTTCCTAGAAACAATCAATGAAATCAAATATCCGCTTATTACAATTTGTAGTGTTGTAGCTTATGCCTATGTAACGAATGCAGCTGGCATGATGACAACATTGGGGCTTGTTTTAGCGAAAACAGGCGCACTATTCCCGTTCTTTTCACCTGTATTAGGTTGGATTGGTGTATTTATTACAGGTTCAGATACGTCTTCGAATGTATTATTTGCCAAGTTACAGCAAGTCACAGCCGAGTCGGTTGGCATGGACCCAGTCTTAGCACTTGCAGCGAACTCATCTGGTGGTGTTACAGGTAAAATGATTTCACCACAATCCATTGCAGTGGCCGCGGCGGCAGTTGGCCTTGCAGGTAGGGAATCAGAATTGCTTCGCTTTGCCTTAAAGTATAGTTTAGTACTTCTATTCTTTATTTGTATAATCACATTCCTACAAAGTAATGTACTAGCTTGGATGATTCCATAG